The genomic segment GCGTGCGGAACATCTCTTCTGCTTTGAACGCGTCGTTCAGTGTCACCTTCATCAGGGTGCGGTGTTCCGGGTCGAGCGTCGTCGCCCAGAGTTCCTCGGGGTCCATTTCGCCGAGCCCCTTGAACCGCGTCACCGACATCCCCTTTTCGCCCAGCTTGCGGATCTCCGCGACCAGCTCGCGCAGGCTCACCAGATCCTTGCGGGTGCCGTCGTGTTCGAGCGTGAACCGCACCGGCGGCTCGCGGCCCGCGATCCGCGGGAGCGGGATCAGGTCCTCCGGCCCGAACGTCAGCCCCTCGAACCCGGCCCCTCTCAGCTTCGTCACGGCCCGGTTGAGCGCCTTCAGATCGTGCCACTCGTCGAGCGTGTAGTCCTCGCCCGGAACCGGCTCGCGCTTCAGTTCGGCGGTGAGCGCCGCTTTGAACGCGGTCACCTCCTCCATCGTGCGAAACCAGTGGTCCTTCGCGGTCGCCCGCACGTGAACCTGGTGCGTGGGGAACACGCCGTCCACCCCTCGCGGAATGAACTCGTCGATCGGGTGCCCGCGGCGCTCGAGCCCGACCACCGCGGCCTCGGCCTCCGTGAGGGCCGGGAGCAGGCGCGTCAAATCGTCACCGGTGATCGTGCGGGCGTCGGTGCCCGGCTTGGTGACGTGCAGCGTCGTCGCCTTCAGCCCGCGGGCGGTCAACTCGCTACCCATCTCCTCGCGGCTCTGGATGAACCGCGTCTCCTTCTTTTGCACCACCTTGAACAGCGGCGGGCGGGCGACGAAGATGTGCCCCGTCTCGATCAGCTTCCGCATCTGGCGGAAGAAAAACGTGAGCAGCAGCGTGCGGATGTGCTGACCGTCCACGTCGGCGTCGGTGAGGATGATGATCTTCCCGTACCGCACCTTGCTCACGTCCTCCACGTTCTCGATGTCCACGCCGGTCGCCGCAATGAGCGCGGAGATTTCGTTGTTCTCCAGCAGCTTTTCGAGCTTCGCCTTCTCGACGTTCAGCACCTTGCCCTTGAGCGGCAGGATCGCCTGGAACTGCCGGTTCCGGCCGCTTTCCGCACTGCCGCCGGCGGAATCACCCTCGACGAGGAACAGCTCGCTCTTTTCGCGCTCGCGGCTCGTGCAGTCGTAGAGCTTGCCCGGCAGCCCGCCGCCGCCGAGGAGGTTCTTGCGGCCGATGAGCGCCTCGCGCGCCTTCTTGGCCGCGAGCCGCAACTCGGCGGTGAGGGCCACCTTCTTGCAAATCTTCTGCGCCTCCTTCGGGTTCTTCTCCAGGTACTCCGAGAGCGCTTCGTACATCACGCCCGACACCAGCCCCTCGACGTCCGGGGTGGTCAGCTTCACCTTCGTCTGCGATTCGAAGCTCGGGTCCGGGTGGCTGATGCTGATGACGGCGGTCAGCCCCTCGCGAAAGTCGTCGCCGCGAATGTCCAGGTCCTTGAAGTGGTTCTCCTTCTTGCCGTAGGTGTTGATCGCCCGGGTCAGCCCGGAGCGGAACCCGGAGAGGTGCGTCCCGCCGTCCTTGTTGTAGGCGTTGTTGGTGAAGCACATCTCGATCTTGCTGTCGTTGTTGGTGTACTGCATGCAGACCTCGACGGTGACGCCGTCGATCTGCTTGTTGACGTAGACGGGCGGGTGAACCGGGGTCTCGGCGGTGTTCAGGAAGGCGACGTACTCGACGATGCCGAGGTCGGACGCGAACGTGTCGGCGCGGCCGTCGCGCTCGTCCTTGATACTGAGCGTCAGTCCGCGGTTGAGGTAGGCGATCTGCTGGAACCGGGTCGCCAGCTTCTCGTAGTCGAAGCCGAGCGCCCCGAAGATCTCCGGGTCCGGCTTGAACTTGATGGTGGTGCCGGTCTGGCCCGCGGGCGCCGGGCCGAGGTCCTGCAACTTGCTGCTCGCGTACCCGCGCTCGAACTCCATCTTGTACACGCGGCCGTCGCGGCGCACTTCCGCCTCGCACCACTCGGACAGGGCGTTCATCGCCTTCGCGCCCATGCCGTGCAGGCCGGCCGAAACGCGGTACGCGGCGTTGTCGAACTTCCCGCTCGTGCCGGCGATGGTCAGCGCCTCTTCGAGCGTCGATTTGCCGGTGTCCGCCTTGGTGCCCACGGGGATGCCGCGGCCGTCGTCCGCGACGGAGATGGACCCGTCCACGTCGATGACCACGGTGATCACCTTGCAGTACCCGGCGAGCGCCTCATCGACGGAGTTGTAGACGATTTCGTAGACGAGGTGGTGCAGCCCCTCCACGTCGGTGTTGCCGACGTACATGCCGGGGTTCTGCCGGATGTGGGCGGCGTCCTTCAGCGTCTTCATGTGGTCTTCGGTGTACTGCCCGACCGCCGGCGTCGTCACGCTGCTCATCGTGTTGGTAACCTCTCCTGTTAGTCGCCCAAATCGAACACACCGAGAACAGAAACTTTGTGCCCGCCCGAACGTGCTCACCAAGCGGCGGCACGGAACTTCAGATCGGTGAGCGTAACGCCGGGCATGGCGGTGCGGAGCTTCGTTAACAGCCCGCGCTTGTGGAACTGCGCCAGCTCCGACATCAGCACCGCGTTCCGCACCGCGACCTCCAGCACCCCGCGCCGCATCCCGAGTACGTGCGTATCCTTCAACAGCTCCTCGCCGGCCACGGTGGCCCACGCCGACTCCAGCCGCAACCGATCGTTCTTGCGCCCCCACCCGCGGGACGTGAACAGCCGGCCGAGAATGTCGGCGAGGTTCTCCGGTCCGCGGTTTTCGTTGGCCATACCCGCTCCTGGCAAACGGCTGGGGAGAGCACCTGAACCCCGAACTCAATCACCCCGTCAGCGGCATCACGAGGTACGAGTACTGATCGCCGCATTTGAACAGCGCCGCCCGGCTGCCGGTGGACATCTCCAGCACCACCGTGGGTTCGTCTTCGAGCGCCCGGAGGAACTCAATCAGATACTGCGGGTCGAACGCGATCTCCGTTGGCGGTCCGTCGTACTCCGGCAGCGCCAGTGACACTTCGCTCGACCCGGTTTTCGCGCCGCGGGCCTTCATCGTGACCTGACCCGGCTCGAACGTCATGTCCACCCGCATGCTCTCCTCGTCCGTCATGATCGCGGACTGGCGCACGCGCGAGAGGAACTCCACCACGGGGAGAGAAATCTTCTGCACCGCCTCCTTGCGTGTCTTCGCGATGATGTCGCGGTACGGCGGGAACTTCCCCT from the Frigoriglobus tundricola genome contains:
- a CDS encoding DNA gyrase subunit B produces the protein MSSVTTPAVGQYTEDHMKTLKDAAHIRQNPGMYVGNTDVEGLHHLVYEIVYNSVDEALAGYCKVITVVIDVDGSISVADDGRGIPVGTKADTGKSTLEEALTIAGTSGKFDNAAYRVSAGLHGMGAKAMNALSEWCEAEVRRDGRVYKMEFERGYASSKLQDLGPAPAGQTGTTIKFKPDPEIFGALGFDYEKLATRFQQIAYLNRGLTLSIKDERDGRADTFASDLGIVEYVAFLNTAETPVHPPVYVNKQIDGVTVEVCMQYTNNDSKIEMCFTNNAYNKDGGTHLSGFRSGLTRAINTYGKKENHFKDLDIRGDDFREGLTAVISISHPDPSFESQTKVKLTTPDVEGLVSGVMYEALSEYLEKNPKEAQKICKKVALTAELRLAAKKAREALIGRKNLLGGGGLPGKLYDCTSREREKSELFLVEGDSAGGSAESGRNRQFQAILPLKGKVLNVEKAKLEKLLENNEISALIAATGVDIENVEDVSKVRYGKIIILTDADVDGQHIRTLLLTFFFRQMRKLIETGHIFVARPPLFKVVQKKETRFIQSREEMGSELTARGLKATTLHVTKPGTDARTITGDDLTRLLPALTEAEAAVVGLERRGHPIDEFIPRGVDGVFPTHQVHVRATAKDHWFRTMEEVTAFKAALTAELKREPVPGEDYTLDEWHDLKALNRAVTKLRGAGFEGLTFGPEDLIPLPRIAGREPPVRFTLEHDGTRKDLVSLRELVAEIRKLGEKGMSVTRFKGLGEMDPEELWATTLDPEHRTLMKVTLNDAFKAEEMFRTLMGKEVQDRRAFIFKNSLKSVEEIDYGA
- a CDS encoding DciA family protein; protein product: MANENRGPENLADILGRLFTSRGWGRKNDRLRLESAWATVAGEELLKDTHVLGMRRGVLEVAVRNAVLMSELAQFHKRGLLTKLRTAMPGVTLTDLKFRAAAW